The Roseofilum casamattae BLCC-M143 genome window below encodes:
- a CDS encoding metallophosphoesterase family protein → MKLAVISCIHGNYEALNAVLSDIDACKADQIYCLGDLVGYGPHPNAVVEMIRSLDIPTCQGCWDEDVVEGLNACECSYPSQLAEQRGRLAHEWTDNAIHPEVREYLATLPMTLRLDNLCFVHGSPNSQHEYLLPSMDGFTALERVLSADADVLFCGHTHVPYVRNLEDGTLTVRVLQPGQDELATEFQTPMKKIVNAGSVGEPRHGRPNATYVLYDTDTAEVELREISYDYEQTCADIIDKGLPPIFAWRLARGMEFAERADDPSHVCQRQSAADS, encoded by the coding sequence ATGAAACTCGCCGTTATTTCCTGCATTCACGGCAACTATGAAGCCTTGAATGCTGTACTCTCCGATATCGACGCTTGCAAAGCAGACCAGATCTATTGCCTGGGCGATCTCGTCGGTTACGGTCCCCATCCCAATGCCGTCGTCGAAATGATTCGCTCTCTCGATATTCCCACCTGTCAGGGCTGTTGGGATGAAGATGTGGTCGAGGGTTTGAATGCCTGCGAATGCAGTTACCCGTCGCAACTGGCAGAGCAGCGCGGACGACTAGCACACGAGTGGACCGATAATGCTATCCATCCAGAGGTGCGAGAATACTTGGCAACCTTGCCCATGACCCTCCGACTGGACAATCTGTGCTTTGTCCATGGCAGTCCCAATAGCCAACATGAATATCTGCTACCGAGTATGGATGGCTTCACGGCTTTGGAGCGAGTCTTATCTGCTGATGCCGATGTGCTCTTCTGCGGTCATACTCACGTTCCCTACGTGCGGAACCTGGAAGATGGAACTCTAACCGTCCGCGTTCTGCAACCAGGTCAAGACGAGCTGGCAACGGAGTTTCAGACACCTATGAAGAAAATTGTGAATGCGGGGTCGGTAGGAGAACCGCGCCACGGTCGCCCGAATGCTACCTATGTGCTCTACGATACGGATACAGCCGAGGTGGAACTGAGAGAAATCTCCTACGACTACGAACAAACCTGCGCCGATATTATTGACAAAGGTTTGCCGCCGATCTTTGCTTGGCGTTTGGCTCGGGGTATGGAGTTTGCGGAACGTGCAGACGATCCGAGTCACGTCTGTCAGCGACAATCGGCTGCTGATTCCTGA
- a CDS encoding 2'-5' RNA ligase family protein: MDSATDRFFVALVLPEPLQDTVNSIKKEFRDRYNSRKAFNSPPHITLIPPFHWPMADIPHIQESVYEFVVNSFPLPVPIQLRGFGAFPPKVIFVNVIKTPELMALQTALTNHFQDNFPDLPPSKHRSFEPHVTVAFRDLKATQFKQAWPNFEHRTFEADFIASYLHLLHHNGQHWNVFSQTPFNSDLLPDPEI; this comes from the coding sequence ATGGATAGTGCCACCGATCGCTTTTTCGTCGCCTTAGTCCTGCCGGAACCCCTGCAAGATACGGTAAACTCAATTAAGAAGGAATTTCGCGATCGCTACAACAGCCGCAAAGCCTTTAACTCCCCTCCCCATATCACCCTCATCCCTCCCTTCCACTGGCCGATGGCAGACATTCCGCACATCCAAGAGAGTGTGTACGAGTTTGTCGTCAATAGCTTTCCGCTCCCGGTTCCCATTCAACTGCGCGGGTTTGGCGCTTTTCCTCCCAAAGTAATTTTCGTCAATGTCATTAAAACCCCGGAACTAATGGCCTTACAAACCGCTTTAACTAACCATTTTCAGGACAATTTTCCCGACCTTCCACCTTCAAAACATCGCTCGTTTGAACCTCACGTCACCGTAGCGTTTCGCGACTTAAAAGCCACTCAATTTAAACAAGCCTGGCCTAACTTCGAGCATCGCACCTTTGAAGCGGATTTTATTGCATCCTACCTCCATCTTTTGCACCACAACGGACAACATTGGAATGTCTTTTCCCAAACTCC